The Lutra lutra chromosome 16, mLutLut1.2, whole genome shotgun sequence genome segment TGATGATTCTCTGACagagtgaataaaaaaataataaaataagtagacTGGAACGGCAAAAGGCAGGCAAGTAATCAGGAGTTTGGAACTAGAGCCATGTCTCAGTAGTTTCCAGTCCCCTTCAGGTTCCAGTGTCCATTGTAGAAGCATTTTCAGCCATAAACCTCACATCCTGTCCCCTCCAGAGGACTCTCCTTTGGGAAAGGTCTTCACCTATCATACCATTTCCCTAGTCCTGGAGCAGACAATTTTAAATTTGAACTAGAATGATTTTTAAGCTAATAGGAAAGAACAGATAAAGCCTTTTCCCAACTGGGAAAACAATGACAAACTTGGAGAAGCCAATCATTTTTTCCACCGGTGTATCTGGACATAAGAAACTGCAGCGGATCATGGTGGTCAGTGATGATGCCTCACAACTTGAACAGAACAGTTCTACTAAAATTCTGAATACTATTTTTGAGATGACCCTCTTCTATTAATAGAAATTTGAAGACTTAATAAGAAAGCTTATGACCAAGTGTCTAAAATAATCCCTTATATATAAACATCATCTACCAAATGGACAAGTAACCCAAGGTCTTCTAGCGGTAGACCTTCTAGTAGGTCTTCTAGTAatcaacaggttaaaaaaaaaaaaaaaaaaaaaactgaggagcAAAATTATCAGGATATTTCATGAGATAAGAGATCCAAAGGTATTCAAGATAACCCAGGAACAAAAATCAAGCCAAAAGGAAAGAAGGTTTTCTATCAGTGATTTTGATTATACCAGCAAAGAGTCTCTCATGAACCAAATAACCACACAGTAACTCAAGAACATGTTGTCAGGAAAAACTTGGCCTTAAGTATGAATTAAATGATCTTATTGACTCTTTGTATACCCTAAAAAGCCTCTAAATCAATTCTGGGacctaaataaatcaataatattaCCTTAAAATTAAACAGGTACTTCTAGATAAGGAAGTCttccaaaagtaaaattttcctttgaCTACTCTGGAAATAAGGTTTCTATAAGAATCTATAGCCTGGCTGAAAccaatgatacattatatgttaattaactgaatttaaataaaaatgtttaaaagttaaaaaaaaaaaagaatctatagtATAGTAAAAACTCATAGTGCCCAGCATacttataaatgttaaataaaaataacttattggggggaaaaaaaccgtATTGAGGCTGGACTTTGTGATTCCTAAAAATAGCATCAGTGATTGAAGTACAGAAacgaagctaagcagggtcgggcctggttagtacttggatgggagaaaagaaagtaaccttttaaaaatcttaagacaaaggaaacacagtcgaaagaaaaaaatagtgcaaATTTTTTATCAAAAGAAACAGGATTTCTTCTTATCAGTAACAATGGTAGttaaaagagcaacaaaaaaacccccccaagatattgtatacttgaaagttgctaggagTAAATCTTTGGCATTcttagcaccaaaaaaaaaaaaaaaagagagagagagagagagagttaagtGTGTAAGGTGACAAATATGTTAATTATCTTGATCTTGGTAATCATTCCACAatgcatatgtatatgaaatcatcacattgtatactcAATAAAGTTGAGGGGAAAAGAACAGTAATAAATAAAAGTCACAGATACTTGAAGACTCATTCAACAGTTATCATGCtggccagggaggaggagaagtcAGTGATTACTGAACTCATTACACATccaatgttttctatttgttgtggAAGTCTATGTATTCGGGCATAGGCTACCCAAGCCAGTAACAGGCATCCAGATCACAGGAACATTGGAATATGAGGTCTCAGaatttctccagatttttttttagaggataTCATATTAAACGGTAATACAGTTAGCAGTCTACAACAAGATAGAGAGAAAAAAGCAACAGACTTAGATGATTAGTAATCCAACCAGATTGCAGAATGAGCTACCCATTTATACATGTTTTTTATTTGCCCAAGGCAGAGAATGGTCCCTCAAGAAATCATATGGCCAATTCCTTACCTTCCTAGATACAAATATGCAACTCATTCAAGATAGATGTTAGCcaccctgtttttaaaaaaaaattttttaatttatttatttatttgacagacagagatcacaagtaggcagagagagagaggaagcaggctccccacggagcagagagcccgatgcggggctcgatcccaggaccctgggatcatgacctgagccgaaggcagaggctttaaccctctgagccacccaggcgcccctgtttttaaaaaatttcaaggaaCAATATAGCATTGTCATCTTCAGTGCCCAGTTCACCCttctatttcatcatttttataggTAAAATCCATTCTGAGTccatccctctcctttccctccaccaATGACATTGGAAGGTCCTCACCACTGCTCATCAACACTATGGCAAGAGTCCCCTAATCTTGTTTCCTTCTTCCCAAAACAGATCTGATTATAttaattcatgatttaaaaattatttttcagggacgcctgggtggctcagttggttggacgactgccttcggctcaggtcatgatcccggaatccctggatcgagtcccacatcgggctcccagctccatggggagtctgcttctccctctgaccttttcctagctcatgctctctctcaccgtctctctctcaaataaataaataaaatctttaaaaaaattatttttcatagataCCTACCACCTACAAAATACAGTTGAAACACAGTCTTCactaactataagaaacaaactgagggctgctggaagggaggtggatAGGGGGATAGGGTAAGTGGTTGATGGGCATTGAGGCATTAAggtacatgatgtgatgagccctgggtgttatatgcaacagatgaattattaaactctacatctgaaactaatgatatactatatgttggctaatggaatttaaattaaaaaaaagagtcaaaaagaaaaaaaaaaaaaaagaaagaaacctagtCTTCACTCACAATCCATACCCAAATTATTTTCCAGGTTTGTCTCCTTCTGTTTCCACCCGTGCAACATATGCTCCAGCCACATTCAACTACCAAACTCCACCCAAAAGTTTCTTTTCGTATCTTCACTCATGTTTCATTATCTGCCCGGAATTACCTTTCCTCCATTTGCAACTGTTGACTCTACTTCAAGGCCCACTCCCTTGCCAAAGTTTCTGTAGAATTTCCCACTCATAATGGATCTTACACTCCTTTaatactacttctttttttttttttaaagattttatttatttatttgacagagagagatcacaaggaggcagagaggccagcagagagagagagagggggaagcaggctccctgctgagcagagagcccgatgcaggactcgatcccaggaccctgagatcactgaaggcagaggcttaacccactgagccacccaggtgcccctttaatacttcttaatacattatataattacCTTTAATGCTCcttaatacattatataattacCACATTCTATCTTCACTATATTTGcacaaaaatttatttgtaatccaCTTGAGGGCAGGGATAGTCTTTCCTGGTATAACTGGTAGGTGTAACAAGGTATAACAGAAGGAGTGGTCTGGATATTTACGTCCTTCTGGTTTTGCTACTTATTGGCTATGTCTAGGGCAAGTCACAGTCTCTCTGAGTCAATGGCTGCGATAGCTTTAGGCAACAAGTCTGTATTCTAGGCAAGAGGAAGGTAAAGGGACAAAAGGAAGGGTGAAGACAAGAGGGGCAAACAACTTTCTCAGCTTTCTTATTTAGGAATGGACACTTCCTCTGGAGATTTCACCTTACACCTTGATGGCCAGAACGGAGTCTCGTGGCCTCTGTCCTGCAGGTTTGTCTAAGGCTAGTGTTTTCAGCTGGGCACAAGGCCACTAGGACAAAATCAGTGTTCTGTAAGTAAGAAATGAAATGGATGCTGGTACACAATTAGTAGAACCCGTAACAGCTTAGAAGAGGGAAGACAGTGAAATTGCTACATTTTCAGGCAACagtaaaacaaagcaagaaaaaaaaaatcaagttaatgtGGATAAATTGCAGAAAAGCTTCCCAAAAATGCATCAGTTCCTGGGCCGAGATATGGTAGCTGAGCTCCAGTGTAGCTAAGTGTTAGCTAATGTTTTTTTTAGTACTGGGAAAATATACAAGAAATTTTACTCACAGAATCTAAATTATACTTAATGGATTATGGACATTCAAcaattaaaaccaaagaaaagttCCTCACTTAGATCATTAGAAAGTGATCCTTGAAGACATTAGTCTAATGGGCTTCTACAGGCAGACAGGGCACAAAAATGGAAGCATTCTGATAAAAAgcattttgacttttatttttaaatttatttaaaaatttgtttaacaAGCACTTATTGAGCATTCCTATGTGAAACGTACCATGCCGGTtgcagaggctggaggagaaaataaaacaacaacactgGGTTAGGCGTTATCACTGCCTTCAAGAAAGAGTAGGATGAAGAAGGAGACACATATGAAGGGCTGGACAAAATAGAAGGGTTGGGAGAGATGGTGGGGAGCAAGAGCAGATTCCGAAGGGTACTGTGGATGTTGGGCTGTCTGTTACTCTAACACTACTCCAGGGACAGGATGGAGAAGTTCTCTCTGGTCTGGCTGGCATGTTTTGTGGGACATCCAGCCCTTTACAGAAACATGCTGTGCCTGCCGTTTGCTCCTTCTACGTACTCAGGTCACTGTGGACTCTCAGGCATCCTCAGCTATTATTGATACTTGTTTAATGTCACAACAGCacactcattaaaaaacaaatgacctctatggggcgcctgggtggctcagtgggttaagcctctgccttagctcaggtcatgatcccagggtcctgggatggagccctgcatcaggttctctctctgtctgcctctctgcctacttgtgtctctgtctgtcaaataaattttaaaatcttaaaaaaaaaaaaaaaaaagacctctcattaaaaaacaaatcaccatggggcgcctgggtggctcagtgggttaagccactgccttcggctcaggtcatgatcccaggtcttgggttcgagccccacatcaggctttctgctcagcagggagcctgattcctcctctctctctgcctgcctctctgcctacttgtgatttctctctgtcaaataaataaataaaatcttaaaaaaaaaaaaaaaaacaaaaacaaaaacaaatcacctttcattaaaaaaaaaaaagcccataacatttcattttaaaaagtaacatgttCAAACCATCAAACTTAGGAAATACACACACgcatgaaaggaaaaacaaaacaaaacagacttaaTACCATAACCCAGAGAAACCCACTATCAACATCTTGGTATATGTCCTTTCTACTGTTTCGTATCCTGCTTTTTTCCTTGAATGTATCACGAACATTTTCCTATGACAGTAATGACTCCTCTACTGGCACATGACTTTTAATGGCTGCACTGCAGTCCGTCATATGGTGTACCGTAATTTATTAAACCAGTCCCATGTAATTAGACAGTTAGCTTGTTTCCAATTACTCGATGTTCCAGGAGTTGTATTGGTTTACTTCCtcagaataaattcctagaagtgaaacTTTCGGGCATAGGGCTCTGcacattttcaagatttttgaaaaataatttttattatttatttttaattacaataatAATGTTCTactatagaaaatttagaaataggggcgcctgggtggctcagtgggttaaagcctctgccttcggctcaggtcatgatctcagggtcctgggatcgagtcctgcatcgggctctctgctcggcggggagcctgcttcctcctctctctctgcctacttgtcatctctctctgtcaaataaataaataaaatcttaaaaaaaaaatttagaaataaaagcacattAAAATACTATGGCGAAGaacattatagttttctttttttaaattattattttttattgtgttcagttaaccaacatatagtacatcattaatttttttttcagagcttttatatttgagtttattcttcatttaacttttaaaacactactatagttgaatattaaaacaaaaacaatagcaagTAGTGAGCTATGATTATAgtccttcactcattcactacTGCACATAAAATGCCAGCAGTGTTATTCATTGGCCCCATTAAGAGGTCTGACACTGAACACCACCCCTGGGATGATGTTCATCATCCTCATATGCTTCCCCATTGTAATGGCGCCGTCTTTCCTGATTTGGATCAAAGTCCACCAGTTCTACCTGGTCCATTTCATCAGtctcttctacttccttcctctcagGTAGGAGTTTTTCCAGCAAAGAGAGTTTATCAGGAGACAGAAAGCCATTCTCAGGAAAGTTTACCTTAAATTCGATGATGAGGCGACCCTTCTCATATGGCCTACGATAAATTGGCATGCCTTCATTTAGCACACACTTGATATCTCCATGCTTGACAATTTGACCTGGATGAGAGGTGATGACAGTGGTTCGGTTGTCCAGAGTAGATATTGGCTTTTGGAAACCGCACAGTGCTTCAACCAGCTGTATGTCCATACACATGAAAAGGTCTTCTCCTCGCCGAGTAAACACAGCATGGTCCTTCTGATCTAAAACAATGATAATATCTCCTGGTTCCAGTCCTGGTTCTTGGTCTCCTTCACCATGGAATGTTATCTTCTGGCCATCTTTCATGCCTTTGTCAATATgaacttctagaatcttcttctcTCGAACTATCTTCCTTCCATTGCAGCTTTTACATCTATCTTTAGGACTGATCCGTTCCCCATGGCCCTGGCACTCCATGCACACAGACTGAATTTGCTGAACCATTCCAGGTCCTATTTGATGAATTCTTATTTGCATTCCAGTACCTCGGCAATTGGGACAACACTCAACTGCTCCTTTCTTACCACCTCGGCCTTCACATTTATCGCAAATCACATTCTTTTGCAGAGCTAGTTTTCTTGTTGCACCATTATATAAATCTTCTAAGGTTACTGAGAGCTGATGCACAACATTTttacctctcctttctctctgcattcttcctcc includes the following:
- the LOC125087025 gene encoding dnaJ homolog subfamily A member 1-like; the encoded protein is MVKETTYYDVLGVKPNATQEELKKAYRKLALKYHPDKNPNEGEKFKQISQAYEVLSDAKKRELYDKGGEQAIKEGGAGGGFGSPMDIFDMFFGGGGRMQRERRGKNVVHQLSVTLEDLYNGATRKLALQKNVICDKCEGRGGKKGAVECCPNCRGTGMQIRIHQIGPGMVQQIQSVCMECQGHGERISPKDRCKSCNGRKIVREKKILEVHIDKGMKDGQKITFHGEGDQEPGLEPGDIIIVLDQKDHAVFTRRGEDLFMCMDIQLVEALCGFQKPISTLDNRTTVITSHPGQIVKHGDIKCVLNEGMPIYRRPYEKGRLIIEFKVNFPENGFLSPDKLSLLEKLLPERKEVEETDEMDQVELVDFDPNQERRRHYNGEAYEDDEHHPRGGVQCQTS